CGTTGCGGAGCGGCGAGCCGTCGGACGACGACGCACGCGCGGCGCTCGAAGCGGAGCAGTCGGGCGAGGTGCGTGACGACGAGGCGCTGAGTGCGCTCGTGATGCGGGAGTTTCCGTTCTATTTCGCGCGGTACGGCGCGTCGGAGGCGGCGTAGGTCGGCGTGCTGTCGACGGAGCAGGTGAACGGTGATGCGCTGAGGCTGTTCAACAGCGAGATCATGGGGACGTTCGACCTGCGGGCGGACCTGGCGCGCATTCGGGCGGAGACGCTGGTGATCACGGGCGATGCGGACTTCATCACGGGGCCGGTGTGCGCTTCGGAGATCGCGCCGGGGATCGCGGGTGCGCGGATGGTGGTGATGGCGGATGCGGGGCATTTCATCTTTGTCGAGGCGGCGGAGGTGTTTCGTCGGGAGGTGGCGGGGTTTT
The genomic region above belongs to Dehalococcoidia bacterium and contains:
- a CDS encoding alpha/beta hydrolase, whose protein sequence is MLSTEQVNGDALRLFNSEIMGTFDLRADLARIRAETLVITGDADFITGPVCASEIAPGIAGARMVVMADAGHFIFVEAAEVFRREVAGFLAGG